A stretch of Microbacterium caowuchunii DNA encodes these proteins:
- a CDS encoding acetyl-CoA C-acetyltransferase codes for MTEAYIVATARSPIGRARKGSLAGIRPDDLAALMVGAALEKVPGLDPARIDDLMIGCGQPAGEQGMNIARIVAVLSGLDGVPGTTVNRYCSSSLQTTRMAFHAIKAGEGDVFVSGGVESVSHYAAGSADFFPESVENPRFAEAVARTAARTSAGAGVWTDPRATGALPDPYIAMGQTAENVAGLRGITRDEQDAFAARSQQRAEAAIASGFWAREIDPVTLPDGTVVRVDDGPRPGVTAESLAALDPVFRPDGTVTAGNCCPLNDGAAAVVVVSERVVAELGLTPLARIVSTGVSALSPEIMGLGPVEASRRALALAGLTVDDMDLVEINEAFAAQVIPSARELGVDEERLNVHGGAIAVGHPFGMTGARITATLINGLASTGGRYGLETMCVGGGQGMAMVLERL; via the coding sequence ATGACCGAGGCATACATCGTGGCGACCGCGCGGTCGCCCATCGGCCGCGCCCGGAAGGGCTCGCTCGCCGGCATCCGTCCCGACGATCTGGCTGCGCTCATGGTCGGCGCGGCCCTCGAGAAGGTGCCGGGGCTCGACCCCGCACGGATCGACGACCTGATGATCGGATGCGGCCAGCCCGCCGGCGAGCAGGGCATGAACATCGCCCGGATCGTGGCGGTGCTGAGCGGACTCGACGGCGTTCCGGGCACGACCGTGAACCGCTACTGCTCCTCCTCCCTGCAGACGACCCGGATGGCCTTCCACGCGATCAAGGCCGGTGAAGGCGACGTCTTCGTGTCGGGGGGCGTGGAGTCGGTGAGTCACTACGCCGCAGGATCGGCGGACTTCTTCCCGGAGAGCGTGGAGAACCCGCGCTTCGCAGAGGCGGTCGCGCGCACCGCGGCCCGCACCAGCGCGGGCGCCGGGGTGTGGACGGACCCGCGCGCGACCGGCGCGCTCCCCGACCCGTACATCGCCATGGGGCAGACGGCGGAGAACGTCGCCGGCCTCCGGGGGATCACCCGGGACGAACAGGACGCCTTCGCGGCGCGCAGCCAGCAGCGCGCCGAGGCGGCGATCGCGAGCGGTTTCTGGGCGCGTGAGATCGATCCGGTGACGCTGCCCGACGGGACGGTCGTCCGCGTCGACGACGGCCCGCGCCCCGGGGTCACGGCGGAGTCCCTCGCGGCGCTCGACCCCGTCTTCCGGCCGGACGGTACCGTGACCGCCGGCAACTGCTGCCCCCTGAACGACGGCGCGGCGGCCGTGGTGGTCGTCTCGGAGCGCGTCGTGGCGGAGCTCGGCCTCACGCCCCTGGCCCGGATCGTCTCGACCGGGGTGAGCGCACTGTCACCGGAGATCATGGGCCTCGGCCCCGTCGAGGCGTCCCGGCGCGCCCTCGCCCTGGCCGGACTCACCGTCGACGACATGGATCTCGTCGAGATCAACGAGGCGTTCGCCGCGCAGGTGATCCCCTCGGCCCGCGAGCTCGGAGTCGACGAGGAGCGGCTGAACGTGCACGGCGGTGCGATCGCGGTCGGTCACCCGTTCGGCATGACCGGAGCCCGCATCACCGCCACGCTCATCAACGGCCTCGCCTCGACCGGAGGCCGCTACGGGCTGGAGACCATGTGCGTGGGCGGCGGCCAGGGCATGGCGATGGTGCTGGAACGCCTGTAG
- a CDS encoding MaoC family dehydratase, with translation MTIAVGSVAALTDAVGESAVSDWFEITQERIQAFADATEDHQWIHVDPARAAVGPFGAPIAHGYLTLSLLPRLTAGLLEVGGVGLVVNYGLDRVRFLQPVPAGSAVRASTRIDTVEPSGAGMRVGMDTTVELRGQDRPALAARTVALFFPAQ, from the coding sequence GTGACCATCGCGGTGGGCTCCGTCGCGGCGCTGACGGATGCGGTGGGCGAGAGTGCCGTGAGCGACTGGTTCGAGATCACCCAGGAGCGGATCCAGGCGTTCGCGGACGCCACGGAGGATCATCAGTGGATCCACGTGGATCCCGCGCGCGCGGCGGTCGGTCCGTTCGGAGCGCCGATCGCGCACGGCTACCTGACGCTCTCGTTGCTGCCCCGCTTGACGGCCGGGCTGCTCGAGGTCGGCGGTGTCGGGCTGGTGGTGAATTACGGGCTCGACCGGGTACGGTTCCTCCAGCCCGTGCCCGCCGGATCCGCCGTCCGTGCGTCCACCCGGATCGACACGGTCGAGCCGAGCGGTGCGGGCATGCGCGTGGGGATGGACACCACGGTCGAGCTCCGTGGTCAGGACCGGCCCGCGCTGGCCGCCCGCACGGTCGCGCTGTTCTTTCCCGCGCAGTGA
- the fabG gene encoding 3-oxoacyl-ACP reductase FabG — protein MTRTAIVTGAARGIGAATARRLAADGHAVGVIDLDPVACADTVAAITAEGGRALAVGADVSDADAVTAAVTAVADELGAPTVLVNNAGILRDNLLFKMTEDDWDAVLGVHLRGAFLMSRAVQAHQVKAGWGRIVNLSSTSALGNRGQANYAAAKAGMQGLTKTLAIELGRFGVTANAVAPGFIETDMTRATAARLGVGFEEFVEAMVSQIPVGRSGRPDDVAAAVSFFCSEQASFISGQVLYVAGGPTS, from the coding sequence ATGACCCGCACCGCCATCGTCACCGGAGCCGCCCGCGGCATCGGTGCCGCCACCGCCCGCCGTCTCGCCGCGGACGGCCACGCCGTCGGCGTGATCGACCTCGACCCCGTCGCCTGCGCAGACACGGTCGCGGCCATCACCGCGGAGGGCGGTCGCGCGCTCGCCGTGGGCGCGGACGTCTCCGACGCGGATGCCGTCACCGCGGCCGTCACCGCGGTCGCGGACGAGCTCGGCGCGCCGACCGTCCTCGTCAACAACGCCGGCATCCTGCGGGACAACCTGCTGTTCAAGATGACGGAGGATGACTGGGATGCGGTCCTCGGCGTGCACCTGCGCGGCGCCTTCCTGATGAGCCGCGCCGTGCAGGCCCACCAGGTGAAGGCGGGCTGGGGACGCATCGTCAACCTCTCCAGCACCTCGGCGCTCGGCAATCGCGGCCAGGCGAACTACGCCGCCGCGAAGGCCGGCATGCAGGGCCTCACCAAGACCCTCGCCATCGAACTCGGCCGGTTCGGGGTGACCGCGAACGCGGTGGCGCCGGGATTCATCGAGACCGACATGACCCGGGCGACGGCCGCGCGACTGGGCGTCGGGTTCGAGGAGTTCGTGGAGGCGATGGTGTCGCAGATCCCGGTGGGACGCTCCGGGCGCCCGGACGACGTCGCCGCCGCGGTCTCCTTCTTCTGCTCCGAGCAGGCCTCGTTCATCTCCGGTCAGGTGCTCTACGTCGCGGGCGGACCGACCTCGTGA
- a CDS encoding alcohol dehydrogenase catalytic domain-containing protein, whose amino-acid sequence MQITGAVLEVSGAQAPYARSRPFTIGPVELDDPQAGELLVRIEAAGLCHSDLSVVDGNRRRPTPMLLGHEAAGIVERAGPGVDDIQPGTRVVMTFLPRCGVCAGCRTDGRLPCEAGTAANNAGTLVGGGMRLRRASAAGAGEAVHHHLGVSGFATHAVVSRTSVVPVPADVPPDVAALLGCAVLTGGGAVMNAARPAAGEAVTVVGLGGVGMAALLVARALGHDVIGVDALPGKLALARELGAVDALGPAEAMERGIRTPVVIEAAGAARAFETALALTAPGGTTVTVGLPAPDARAAVSPLVLTAEARTVIGSYLGSAVPSRDIPRYVELWRAGRLPLERLVSGRIRLGDLEAALDRLATGAELRQLIVF is encoded by the coding sequence GTGCAGATCACGGGAGCAGTGCTCGAGGTGTCCGGCGCGCAGGCCCCCTACGCGCGATCGCGGCCGTTCACCATCGGCCCGGTCGAACTCGACGACCCGCAGGCGGGGGAGCTGCTCGTGCGGATCGAAGCGGCGGGGCTCTGCCACTCCGACCTCAGCGTGGTCGACGGCAACCGGCGGCGCCCCACGCCCATGCTCCTCGGCCACGAGGCGGCGGGGATCGTGGAGCGCGCCGGCCCCGGCGTCGACGACATCCAGCCGGGTACCCGCGTCGTCATGACGTTCCTGCCCCGGTGCGGGGTATGCGCCGGGTGCCGGACCGACGGCCGGCTGCCCTGCGAGGCCGGGACCGCCGCCAACAACGCCGGAACGCTCGTCGGCGGCGGGATGCGGCTGCGGCGGGCGAGTGCCGCCGGTGCGGGAGAGGCGGTCCATCACCACCTCGGTGTGAGCGGGTTCGCCACGCACGCGGTCGTGAGTCGCACGTCGGTCGTGCCGGTCCCGGCGGACGTGCCCCCGGACGTCGCCGCCCTGCTCGGCTGTGCGGTGCTCACCGGCGGCGGCGCGGTCATGAACGCCGCCCGCCCGGCCGCGGGGGAGGCCGTCACCGTCGTGGGGCTCGGCGGCGTGGGGATGGCGGCCCTCCTGGTCGCGCGGGCGCTCGGACACGACGTCATCGGCGTCGACGCGCTCCCCGGCAAGCTGGCCCTCGCGCGCGAGCTCGGGGCCGTGGACGCGCTCGGCCCGGCCGAGGCGATGGAGCGCGGGATCCGCACCCCGGTCGTCATCGAGGCGGCGGGAGCCGCCCGCGCCTTCGAGACGGCGCTCGCGCTGACCGCTCCCGGAGGGACGACCGTCACGGTGGGCCTGCCGGCGCCCGACGCGAGGGCGGCCGTCTCGCCGCTCGTGCTGACCGCCGAGGCGCGGACCGTCATCGGCAGCTACCTCGGCTCGGCCGTGCCGAGCCGGGACATCCCGCGCTACGTCGAGCTGTGGCGCGCGGGACGTCTGCCGCTGGAGCGGCTGGTCTCCGGCCGCATCCGCCTGGGTGATCTCGAGGCCGCCCTGGACCGGCTCGCCACCGGCGCGGAACTGCGCCAGCTCATCGTCTTCTGA
- a CDS encoding serine hydrolase domain-containing protein codes for MSTAQPLPPTTTAPLDGHVDDRFAGLRDEFARQLESGEELGASLAVIVDGEPVVDLWGGWTDPARTTPWQADTIANVWSISKTVTALAALVLIDRGELDPDAPVSRYWPEFAAAGKEGVRVRHLLNHTSGVSGWAQPITAADILDGPASAALLAAQPCWWPAGQASGCHLLNYGTLIGEVVRRVTGRSLGEFVASELAGPLDADFWLGLPESEFHRVSNVVPPPPAPGLDALPPDSPAFRTLSGPLLAADMTWTPQWRAAGIGGAGGHGNARSVAQLNALIAQGGESGGVRLLSPGTVDRVFAEHTDGIDLVLGLPLRFALGYAVSHPASTPHIPEGRVAFWGGWGGSIVIADAERRVTFAYVMNRMSPGIIGSARSDAYTRALYESLG; via the coding sequence ATGTCCACCGCACAACCGCTGCCGCCCACCACGACGGCACCCCTCGACGGACACGTCGATGATCGCTTCGCCGGCCTGCGCGACGAGTTCGCGCGGCAGCTCGAATCCGGTGAGGAGCTGGGCGCCTCGCTCGCCGTGATCGTCGACGGCGAGCCGGTCGTGGACCTCTGGGGCGGCTGGACGGACCCTGCCCGCACGACGCCGTGGCAGGCCGACACGATCGCGAACGTCTGGTCCATCTCGAAGACGGTCACCGCCCTCGCCGCGCTCGTGCTCATCGACCGGGGCGAGCTGGACCCGGATGCACCGGTGTCGCGGTACTGGCCGGAGTTCGCGGCAGCGGGCAAGGAGGGGGTGCGGGTGCGGCATCTGCTGAACCACACCTCGGGCGTCTCCGGATGGGCGCAGCCCATCACCGCCGCCGACATCCTCGACGGCCCGGCGTCGGCCGCGCTCCTCGCCGCCCAGCCCTGCTGGTGGCCGGCCGGTCAGGCGAGCGGCTGCCACCTCCTCAACTACGGCACCCTGATCGGGGAGGTGGTGCGCCGGGTGACGGGCCGGAGCCTCGGCGAATTCGTCGCGTCGGAGCTGGCGGGTCCGCTCGACGCGGACTTCTGGCTGGGCCTCCCGGAGAGCGAGTTCCACCGGGTCAGCAACGTCGTCCCGCCGCCCCCGGCACCGGGGCTGGACGCCCTGCCGCCCGATTCCCCGGCGTTCCGGACCCTCTCCGGCCCGCTCCTCGCTGCGGACATGACCTGGACCCCGCAGTGGCGGGCCGCCGGGATCGGCGGTGCCGGCGGTCACGGGAACGCGCGGTCCGTCGCGCAGCTGAACGCCCTCATCGCGCAGGGCGGGGAGTCCGGCGGGGTGCGCCTGCTGTCGCCGGGGACGGTGGACCGGGTCTTCGCCGAGCACACCGACGGCATCGACCTGGTGCTCGGTCTCCCGCTCCGCTTCGCTCTCGGCTACGCCGTCTCCCACCCCGCATCGACTCCGCACATCCCCGAGGGCCGGGTCGCCTTCTGGGGCGGCTGGGGCGGATCGATCGTCATCGCCGACGCCGAGCGCCGCGTGACCTTCGCGTACGTGATGAACCGCATGTCACCGGGAATCATCGGGTCGGCGCGGTCGGATGCGTACACCCGGGCGCTCTACGAGTCGCTCGGCTGA